The Cyclobacteriaceae bacterium DNA segment AGTTTTTTCTATGTGATCTATGTTCCTATGTGGTTAGTTACTTTACAACAGTTACTCACTACAACAAATTCAACATCAATTCCCTGCCAGCACTTTTGATATATCGGTTCGGTACGCCTGCCAGGCAGGTATCAGCGCACACAACACACCTAACAACAAACTTCCCGCCAAAATTATCCATTCTTCGGTGTAGAAAACAATACCGCTTATCCCGGCTTTTTGGGTTTCGGCCACAAAAGCTGTCATGAGCATAACCACACCATGCCCCAGCAACAACCCGATTATACTGCCCAACAAGGTAAGCAACACGCCTTCCGATAAAATAGTTACCACCAGTTTTAATCGTGTGGCGCCCATGGAGCGCATAATGGCCAAGTCGTAGCGCCTTTCTTTTAATGAATTATAGAGGGCAATAAAAATGCTTAACGCAGATATGAAAATAAGCACGTAGGCGAACGCCATTAAAATATCAACACCAACACCCAAAATGGAAAACAAGCGTGCCGTTTCGAACGCTGGCGATGCTGCCTGCATGCTGCTTTGCTGATTGACAAAACGGGGCAACTGTATGGCGCCCATTGGTGAGCGATATTGAAGCAACATGGCCGTTATTTCTTTGGTGGAATCACCGGCTGCAACGGTCGGCACCAACGGAGAGGCGATAAAGGTGCTGTCGTGTTCATGATCGTGATGCTGATGATCTTCTTCGGTGTGCAAATCATGCACATGCCATACACTTTCAACGGAAGTAAGAATGAGGTTGTCCAACACGGTGTTGGAGCGTTTCATGATTCCCTTCACCACAAACTTGTGCTCCTCATGCGCATGCCCACCGGTGGTGAGGCCGTGTGCGCTGGCAAATTCATCATTTAATTTGAATTTAGTCATGGCGGCCACATTGGCACCAATCACCACTTCCAGTTCTTCACTAAACCATGCGCCTTGTTCCACTTCTACTTTATAGAGTTCGGCATATCGCTTATCGGTTCCGATAATCCGGTACGCTTCATAGCTATCGCCTAACGCAAGCGGAATAGCATTTTTCACCAACCGGTTTTTGGCAATGCGTTCCGCTTCTTTCAAATTGATGTTGCCTGTAGGAAAATCGATGTGAAAAATATTGCAGAGTATAAGTTGCAACGGGCTACCCTTCGCCCCTACTACCAAATCAATGCCGCGTGCATTCTCCGAAATTTTTTCTTCCAGTTGCTTATTAAACAACAGCAATACTATGATCACAGCAATGCCCAAGGAAAGCAACACAATATTTAAAGCTGTGTTGAGTGGCTTTGCTTTTAAATAATTCCAGACAAGTAGTATGATGTTCATCCGTGTAGACTAATCTGTTTTCCAATTTTATCTTTCAACCGCTGATCGTGCGTGGCCACCAGCAACGTAGCCTGGTGTGCATTGGCTTGCTGAATCAACAAGTCGATAACCTGCGCACAACTTTTAT contains these protein-coding regions:
- a CDS encoding ABC transporter permease codes for the protein MNIILLVWNYLKAKPLNTALNIVLLSLGIAVIIVLLLFNKQLEEKISENARGIDLVVGAKGSPLQLILCNIFHIDFPTGNINLKEAERIAKNRLVKNAIPLALGDSYEAYRIIGTDKRYAELYKVEVEQGAWFSEELEVVIGANVAAMTKFKLNDEFASAHGLTTGGHAHEEHKFVVKGIMKRSNTVLDNLILTSVESVWHVHDLHTEEDHQHHDHEHDSTFIASPLVPTVAAGDSTKEITAMLLQYRSPMGAIQLPRFVNQQSSMQAASPAFETARLFSILGVGVDILMAFAYVLIFISALSIFIALYNSLKERRYDLAIMRSMGATRLKLVVTILSEGVLLTLLGSIIGLLLGHGVVMLMTAFVAETQKAGISGIVFYTEEWIILAGSLLLGVLCALIPAWQAYRTDISKVLAGN